In the Solibacillus sp. FSL K6-1523 genome, one interval contains:
- a CDS encoding dipeptide epimerase, producing the protein MKITKVKVGFVEAPLITPFKTALRTVHTIKNVAVNIYTDDGQVGVGEAAPTAVITGETIASITHAIEHVIAPVIIGMDIKEISLILDRMEQSLYKNTSAKAAVDMALYDLWAKKQRAPLYQLLGGYRHQLTTDITISVNDSEEMVRDSLHAVQRGFSILKVKVGKDARTDVDRVVAIRNAVGPNVVLRVDANQGWTPKEAVRIIGQLEDKGVNIELVEQPVHYSDLSGMHYVTNHTQTSILADESVFSPKEALTLIHMGAADLINIKLMKTGGIFQAQKLCNIAEASGIECMIGCMLETKISVSAAAHFAAANKNITMVDLDGPSLCVEDPIDGGPIFEGEKIQMTDEPGLGFLIENS; encoded by the coding sequence ATGAAAATTACAAAAGTTAAAGTCGGTTTCGTCGAGGCGCCTCTTATTACACCATTTAAAACGGCTTTACGTACCGTGCATACGATAAAAAATGTGGCGGTGAATATTTACACAGATGATGGGCAAGTCGGTGTGGGAGAAGCAGCTCCTACCGCGGTCATTACGGGAGAGACCATTGCGTCAATCACGCATGCAATTGAACATGTCATAGCACCAGTCATTATCGGAATGGATATTAAAGAAATATCACTTATTTTAGATCGCATGGAGCAAAGCTTGTATAAAAATACGAGTGCAAAAGCGGCAGTAGATATGGCACTTTATGATTTATGGGCGAAAAAACAGAGGGCGCCACTTTATCAACTTTTAGGTGGATACCGTCATCAATTAACGACAGACATTACGATTAGTGTGAATGATAGTGAGGAAATGGTGCGAGACAGCTTACATGCCGTACAGCGCGGCTTTTCAATTTTAAAAGTAAAGGTCGGAAAAGATGCAAGGACCGATGTAGATCGTGTTGTCGCGATTCGCAATGCTGTTGGACCAAATGTTGTGTTACGTGTAGATGCAAACCAAGGATGGACGCCAAAGGAAGCAGTTCGAATTATCGGTCAGTTGGAGGATAAAGGGGTCAATATCGAGTTGGTCGAGCAGCCTGTCCATTACAGTGATCTATCAGGTATGCACTATGTTACAAATCATACGCAAACATCCATCTTAGCAGATGAAAGTGTTTTTTCGCCAAAGGAAGCACTGACACTCATTCACATGGGGGCAGCGGATTTAATTAATATTAAGCTAATGAAAACTGGCGGCATTTTCCAAGCGCAAAAGCTATGCAATATTGCAGAAGCGAGCGGAATCGAATGCATGATTGGTTGTATGCTTGAAACGAAAATTAGTGTTAGCGCCGCCGCTCATTTTGCTGCAGCAAATAAAAATATTACGATGGTCGATTTAGATGGGCCGAGCCTTTGTGTTGAAGATCCAATTGATGGTGGTCCAATTTTTGAAGGGGAAAAAATTCAAATGACGGATGAGCCGGGATTAGGATTTTTAATAGAAAATTCTTAA
- a CDS encoding M55 family metallopeptidase, which produces MKVYISADIEGITGTTHWNETELNHPEYQYFQQQMTKEVLAAVEGAVAGGATEILLKDAHDSARNILLEELPENVKIIRGWTMDPMCMVAGLDDTFDRAIFIGYHSEGGSEHNPLAHTLSLVADIKINDQYASEFMINTYAAALHQVPVAFVSGDRALTEHIAKINDQIVTYATKEGIGAATINVSPQKALKETRKLIEQAMHVERESIQVTLPEKFEIEIIYKDHIKAYRNSFYPGAKFKAHNTVLFETTDFYEVLRILQFLT; this is translated from the coding sequence ATGAAAGTATATATTAGTGCAGACATTGAAGGCATTACAGGGACGACACATTGGAATGAAACCGAGTTAAATCATCCGGAGTATCAGTATTTCCAACAGCAGATGACAAAGGAAGTACTTGCTGCGGTTGAAGGTGCAGTTGCAGGGGGCGCGACAGAAATTTTACTGAAAGATGCGCATGATTCAGCACGTAATATACTTTTAGAAGAGTTACCTGAAAATGTGAAAATCATTCGCGGTTGGACAATGGATCCGATGTGTATGGTTGCAGGTTTAGATGACACGTTTGACCGTGCCATTTTTATCGGTTATCACAGTGAAGGTGGCAGCGAGCATAATCCACTAGCACACACATTAAGCCTCGTTGCAGATATAAAAATAAATGATCAATATGCAAGTGAATTTATGATTAATACATATGCTGCTGCTCTTCATCAAGTACCAGTTGCCTTTGTAAGCGGGGACCGGGCGTTAACAGAGCATATTGCGAAAATAAATGATCAAATTGTCACATATGCAACGAAGGAAGGTATTGGTGCAGCTACGATTAATGTGAGCCCACAAAAAGCACTAAAAGAAACAAGGAAATTAATCGAACAAGCTATGCACGTGGAACGCGAAAGCATCCAAGTGACACTGCCTGAGAAATTTGAAATTGAGATTATTTACAAAGATCATATTAAAGCGTACCGCAATTCATTTTATCCAGGCGCTAAATTTAAAGCACATAATACGGTGTTGTTTGAAACAACTGATTTTTATGAAGTGTTACGAATTTTACAATTTCTAACATAA
- a CDS encoding M15 family metallopeptidase: protein MIKETNEPLVELKPLKNRLFIRSSYYEQQIPNSLQAIYLRQGATERLYEALAHLPEQFSLIVYDGFRPLQVQQFLFDQVQQETALTNPSWSEEQVLKETLKYVAYPSIEEGYPAPHLTGGAIDLTLGDPDGNPLDLGTAFDETNAKSATAYFEGHAEENLAAVKNRRLLYNCMTCVGFENYSEEWWHYDFGNVTWARKAHESTANYGAIIATIEKNELKEYRYK from the coding sequence GTGATTAAAGAAACAAATGAGCCGCTAGTTGAGTTGAAGCCGCTAAAAAATCGTTTATTTATTCGGTCCAGTTATTATGAACAGCAAATACCGAATAGTTTACAAGCGATTTATTTACGCCAAGGTGCTACTGAGCGATTGTATGAAGCATTAGCTCATTTGCCTGAACAATTTAGTCTCATCGTGTATGATGGCTTCCGACCTTTGCAAGTGCAACAGTTTTTATTTGATCAAGTACAGCAAGAAACTGCTTTGACCAATCCTAGTTGGAGCGAAGAACAAGTTCTAAAAGAAACATTAAAATATGTGGCTTATCCGAGCATTGAGGAAGGGTATCCAGCACCGCATTTAACAGGTGGTGCTATTGATTTAACTTTGGGGGATCCTGATGGCAATCCACTCGACTTAGGGACAGCTTTTGATGAAACAAATGCGAAATCTGCAACCGCTTATTTTGAGGGGCATGCTGAGGAAAATCTGGCTGCGGTTAAAAATCGTAGACTGCTATATAACTGCATGACTTGTGTAGGTTTTGAAAATTATTCCGAGGAATGGTGGCATTATGACTTTGGCAATGTGACGTGGGCAAGGAAAGCACATGAATCGACTGCCAATTACGGTGCTATCATTGCGACGATTGAAAAAAATGAACTGAAGGAGTATCGATACAAATGA
- a CDS encoding DmpA family aminopeptidase — MKARQHGIKIGQLMPGNKNCITDVVGVKVGHVTLDHPINDDGDVACTGVTAILPHGGNLFRQKVTAASYVLNGFGKTTGLVQVNELGVIESPIMLTNTFGVPAVTQGTLQYLLSQNEEIGLTTGTVNTVVGECNDSYLNSIRRFPVTPNHAIEAIQCATEGTTEEGAVGAGKGMICFGYKGGIGSSSRLVSLENTNQSYTVGCLVLSNFGTSSEFMKERYKKNCTQENSTLVPTDGSIIIVLATDAPLSSRQLTRVIKRCGIGLGRIGSHFSNGSGDIVIGFTTAHDIPHQTDNHIESRIQIREDHPIMNQLFMAAAEATEEAILNSLAQATTTVGRHGNQVERYIFDYIGSTYETNIHLE, encoded by the coding sequence ATGAAAGCAAGGCAGCATGGCATAAAAATCGGACAGTTAATGCCTGGGAACAAAAATTGTATTACAGATGTAGTTGGTGTAAAAGTGGGGCATGTCACATTAGATCATCCGATAAATGATGATGGAGACGTGGCTTGTACCGGAGTCACGGCGATTTTGCCACATGGCGGTAATTTATTTCGCCAAAAGGTAACGGCAGCGAGTTATGTGTTAAATGGTTTCGGAAAAACAACAGGGCTTGTGCAAGTGAATGAGCTTGGCGTAATTGAGTCACCGATCATGTTAACGAATACATTTGGGGTACCGGCTGTCACACAAGGAACGCTCCAATATTTATTAAGTCAAAATGAAGAAATTGGCTTAACAACCGGCACCGTTAATACTGTCGTAGGGGAATGTAATGATAGTTATTTAAATTCCATTCGCCGGTTCCCAGTTACGCCAAACCACGCGATTGAAGCGATTCAATGTGCAACGGAAGGTACGACGGAAGAAGGAGCAGTTGGAGCAGGAAAAGGAATGATTTGCTTTGGTTATAAAGGGGGGATTGGTTCGTCTTCTCGTCTTGTTTCGTTGGAAAATACCAATCAATCTTATACAGTCGGTTGCCTTGTATTAAGTAATTTTGGTACGAGCAGTGAATTTATGAAAGAGCGTTATAAGAAAAATTGTACACAAGAAAATTCCACATTAGTACCTACGGATGGGTCGATTATCATCGTACTTGCAACGGATGCACCACTGAGTAGTCGACAGCTAACACGTGTTATAAAACGTTGTGGCATCGGGCTTGGTCGTATAGGGAGTCATTTTTCGAATGGCAGTGGTGATATCGTTATTGGCTTTACAACGGCACATGACATCCCACATCAAACGGATAATCATATAGAATCTCGTATACAAATTCGAGAGGATCATCCGATTATGAATCAATTGTTTATGGCAGCAGCTGAAGCGACCGAAGAAGCGATACTCAATTCATTAGCGCAAGCAACTACAACAGTTGGACGCCACGGCAATCAAGTTGAGCGATATATTTTTGACTATATAGGTTCAACTTATGAAACTAACATCCATTTAGAATGA
- a CDS encoding carbon starvation CstA family protein — translation MITFLVSIVLLIIGYFTYGKFVEKVFGEQEQRPTPAYVNADGVDYVPMSTPKNSLIQLLNIAGTGPVFGPIAGALYGPVAFVWIVVGCIFAGAVHDYLTGMISIRNKGAHLPELAAKFLGKVMKHVVNVFALLLLLLVGTVFVSSPAMLIHTLIDGKVALGIIVAAIFIYYILATLLPIDKIIGRFYPFFGALLIISAVGIGIMLIVTGAPIPELTLQNMHPGALPVFPLLFFTITCGALSGFHATQTPIISRTTQNEKQGRKIFYGMMIAEGIIAMIWAAASMSLFNGYGGLNEMIATGGPALVVNEISLTLLGAIGGTLAVLGVVVLPITSGDTAFRAARMIIADYFKFPQMKILSRIWIALPLFALSFALTKMDFNILWRYFSWANGVTAAIALWVGAMYLFLKGKNHWISTIPAIFMTSMCFVYIVYEPTMGFGQSLTTSYIVGAGFTLIVTTIFFVAAFKKRGTEFELDIDVSNYTAK, via the coding sequence ATGATTACGTTTTTAGTTTCTATTGTGCTGTTAATCATTGGTTACTTTACGTATGGAAAGTTTGTAGAAAAAGTATTTGGAGAGCAAGAACAACGACCAACTCCAGCGTATGTTAATGCGGATGGAGTGGACTATGTACCGATGTCTACACCAAAAAACTCATTAATTCAGTTGTTAAACATTGCGGGAACAGGCCCGGTATTTGGTCCAATTGCAGGGGCGCTTTATGGTCCAGTTGCATTTGTTTGGATTGTAGTAGGCTGTATTTTTGCAGGAGCGGTGCATGATTATTTAACAGGAATGATTTCTATTCGTAACAAAGGGGCGCATTTACCGGAGTTAGCGGCAAAGTTTTTAGGAAAGGTAATGAAGCACGTCGTCAATGTGTTTGCACTTTTATTATTACTTTTAGTCGGCACAGTATTTGTATCTTCACCGGCTATGCTTATTCATACTTTAATCGATGGTAAGGTTGCTTTAGGAATTATTGTTGCAGCAATTTTTATTTATTATATTTTGGCAACGTTATTACCGATTGATAAAATTATTGGTCGCTTCTATCCGTTTTTTGGGGCTCTGTTAATCATTTCTGCTGTAGGTATTGGTATTATGCTAATTGTTACAGGTGCACCAATTCCTGAATTAACATTGCAAAATATGCATCCAGGTGCATTACCTGTTTTCCCACTGCTATTCTTTACGATTACTTGTGGTGCATTATCTGGTTTCCATGCAACACAAACGCCGATTATTTCACGTACGACACAAAATGAAAAACAAGGTCGTAAAATTTTCTATGGCATGATGATTGCTGAAGGAATTATTGCAATGATTTGGGCAGCGGCATCTATGAGTCTATTTAATGGCTATGGTGGATTAAATGAGATGATCGCAACAGGTGGTCCAGCATTAGTAGTAAATGAAATTTCATTAACGCTCTTAGGTGCTATTGGCGGAACGTTGGCTGTATTAGGTGTAGTTGTTTTACCAATTACTTCGGGAGATACAGCATTCCGTGCAGCGCGTATGATTATTGCGGATTATTTTAAGTTCCCGCAGATGAAGATTCTTAGTCGTATTTGGATCGCTTTACCGTTATTTGCTCTGTCGTTTGCGTTAACAAAAATGGATTTTAATATTTTATGGCGCTATTTCTCGTGGGCAAACGGTGTAACAGCAGCGATTGCTTTATGGGTGGGAGCGATGTATTTATTCTTGAAGGGTAAAAATCATTGGATTTCAACAATACCAGCAATCTTTATGACGAGCATGTGCTTTGTCTATATTGTTTATGAACCGACAATGGGCTTTGGTCAATCCTTAACGACTTCCTATATTGTCGGCGCTGGGTTTACTTTAATTGTTACAACGATCTTCTTTGTAGCAGCATTTAAGAAGCGCGGCACAGAATTTGAGTTGGATATTGACGTTTCAAACTATACAGCAAAATAA
- a CDS encoding 23S rRNA methyltransferase, which translates to MRNFLTICSLLFLSILLVGCSQTLGDLKNAAAGINSKANEAATSMSLDVHSVRAVEIQFENKTFTLNDLFKNILRDVQWHYEKKDEQNKLLITGTWKDNGLFAEYNFEDDVKKQLREDGRIEVILSFENDLLNEQLTVINMYLYQEKLVEQQGKDALHALYRLY; encoded by the coding sequence ATGCGAAATTTCCTTACAATTTGCAGCCTGCTGTTTTTGTCCATCTTATTAGTAGGCTGTTCTCAAACGCTTGGCGATTTAAAAAATGCAGCTGCTGGAATTAATTCCAAAGCAAATGAAGCGGCGACATCGATGTCTTTAGATGTCCATTCCGTTCGCGCTGTTGAAATTCAATTTGAGAATAAAACATTTACATTGAACGACCTTTTCAAAAACATTTTACGTGACGTGCAGTGGCATTATGAAAAAAAAGACGAACAAAATAAATTACTCATTACGGGTACATGGAAAGATAATGGACTATTTGCGGAATATAATTTTGAGGATGATGTGAAGAAACAGCTTCGTGAAGATGGTCGTATTGAAGTTATCTTATCGTTTGAAAATGACCTATTAAATGAGCAGTTAACCGTGATAAATATGTATTTATATCAAGAAAAACTCGTGGAGCAACAAGGCAAAGATGCATTGCACGCACTCTATCGACTTTATTAA
- a CDS encoding bifunctional diguanylate cyclase/phosphodiesterase produces the protein MQINPLMPRSRNSLLIRLKSFSDQLSKGTIILDFHEKSFPILHVNNDFLQLTGYNNDALFGQSITMFNGQKTNLDTCSDLLHSLKEGVSNSFTLLHYSKDGSAFWNHIMVHPIRDQFNAIQYLLLTCEDHTTQALNKMLSKLEHEVYAEIDNGDNLQSILTLISEKIENYYIRNVYCTIHLIENHNKIKSIGSHSLPLHIIQQLEIPKISPTICSNTQQVHLNKLVLSNNVKKQFQEHQLNIVKTSWTKSILTPQQQIFGVLTLLHEENTELKQDDLDYLNRLTLLIQLAVNYAEQKLELRRLAFYDMDTNLPNIPYFQKTLKQWIDNGYEGIITLIHPSEFNNLVDLYGRKAGDDLLRQMVERLQQSSTSGEEFIARFSNSIIIAKKGSFQHLAVNQSRIQLLTTDPYQYNGKRNYITVKIGISHFHNTSVVEDCIHQADIALTKARSLNGTNIAFFEEDSNKKLAEEMETFNQLVYGIQNDEFTVHLQPKINIDTLEIEGFEALSRWTSHVLGEVSPAIFIPIAEKSGKIREIDCLNFKTILSWLQKRIDEGKKIYPIAINISPDYFYGVDFLSEIESTFQQFDVPAKYIRFEVTESIELVDFTKAKEILQKLKKIGIESSIDDFGVGFSSLSYLPHLPFSEIKIDRSFINSMRDPGVYAVVQTIIQLAQNIYMRAIAEGIETKEQLMMLQAMGCPAGQGYYFYKPMPLQKIDQLLDLQEVY, from the coding sequence GTGCAAATAAATCCATTGATGCCTCGATCACGGAATAGCCTATTGATTCGGTTAAAAAGTTTTAGTGACCAACTCTCTAAAGGGACTATCATCCTTGATTTTCATGAAAAAAGTTTTCCCATCTTACATGTTAATAATGATTTTCTTCAACTAACTGGTTATAATAATGACGCATTATTTGGGCAAAGCATCACAATGTTTAATGGACAAAAAACCAATTTGGACACATGTAGTGATTTACTTCATTCCTTAAAAGAGGGTGTATCCAATTCATTTACCCTTTTGCACTATTCAAAAGACGGTTCTGCATTTTGGAACCACATAATGGTACATCCGATTCGCGATCAATTTAATGCGATTCAATATTTACTTTTAACTTGCGAAGACCATACAACACAAGCACTTAATAAAATGCTCTCAAAACTTGAGCATGAAGTGTATGCAGAAATTGATAATGGGGATAACTTGCAATCAATCTTGACATTAATTTCTGAAAAGATAGAAAACTACTATATTAGAAACGTTTATTGCACGATCCATTTAATTGAAAATCATAATAAAATAAAATCGATTGGCTCGCATTCATTACCCTTACATATTATTCAGCAACTCGAAATCCCTAAAATTTCACCTACTATTTGTTCTAATACACAGCAAGTTCATTTAAATAAACTCGTACTTTCTAATAATGTGAAGAAACAATTTCAAGAACATCAACTTAACATAGTTAAAACGTCATGGACAAAATCAATATTGACACCACAACAACAAATTTTTGGTGTTTTAACATTACTGCACGAAGAAAATACGGAGTTAAAGCAAGATGATTTAGACTATTTAAACCGATTAACTTTACTCATTCAATTAGCGGTCAATTATGCCGAGCAAAAATTAGAATTACGCAGACTGGCTTTTTATGATATGGATACGAATCTTCCAAATATCCCTTACTTTCAAAAAACGTTGAAGCAATGGATCGATAACGGCTACGAAGGGATTATTACATTAATACACCCAAGTGAGTTTAATAATTTAGTCGATTTATATGGGCGTAAAGCTGGGGATGATTTATTACGTCAAATGGTTGAACGACTACAACAGAGTTCGACGTCTGGCGAGGAATTTATTGCACGATTTTCTAATTCAATTATTATCGCTAAAAAAGGGTCATTTCAACATCTTGCTGTCAATCAATCACGCATCCAGCTATTAACAACCGACCCTTATCAATATAATGGTAAGCGTAATTATATTACTGTAAAAATTGGCATCAGTCATTTTCACAATACATCTGTAGTGGAAGATTGTATTCATCAAGCAGATATTGCCTTAACAAAAGCACGTTCTTTAAACGGCACTAATATCGCATTTTTCGAGGAAGATAGCAATAAAAAATTAGCTGAAGAAATGGAAACGTTCAATCAGCTTGTTTACGGCATTCAAAATGATGAATTCACCGTTCATTTACAGCCAAAAATTAATATTGACACGTTAGAAATTGAAGGGTTTGAAGCATTATCGCGTTGGACATCGCATGTTCTTGGCGAAGTTTCACCAGCAATATTCATCCCAATCGCCGAAAAGTCCGGAAAAATTAGAGAGATTGATTGTTTAAATTTTAAAACGATACTTTCTTGGTTGCAAAAACGGATAGATGAAGGGAAAAAGATTTATCCCATTGCCATTAATATTTCACCCGATTATTTTTATGGCGTAGATTTTTTATCAGAAATTGAAAGTACTTTCCAGCAATTTGATGTACCTGCAAAATATATCCGATTCGAAGTAACTGAGAGTATTGAGCTTGTTGACTTTACGAAAGCAAAAGAGATATTGCAGAAACTAAAAAAAATTGGCATTGAAAGTTCAATTGATGATTTCGGTGTAGGCTTTTCTTCATTAAGCTACTTGCCGCATTTACCTTTTTCAGAAATCAAGATTGATCGCAGTTTCATCAATTCAATGAGAGACCCGGGTGTTTATGCCGTTGTGCAAACAATTATTCAACTCGCACAAAACATTTATATGCGTGCCATAGCAGAGGGCATCGAGACAAAAGAACAATTAATGATGCTCCAAGCAATGGGCTGTCCTGCTGGGCAAGGGTATTATTTTTACAAGCCGATGCCATTACAAAAAATTGATCAACTACTCGATTTACAAGAAGTATACTAA
- a CDS encoding alpha/beta hydrolase has translation MKSPYIYKHLAPRIEGDKHPAIFLLHGLGSNEQDLIQLVESFSTQCHIFSLQGPIEHRPGYAFYTFEEEGKPARSIFDKVVKVTEDFIHEAIEVYQLDPTQIYIVGFNQGAAIAQSLAVVMGNEIRGTAALSGYLPEFVALEYSKKAMDQSKIFISHGEYDYDFPLVWAEQSAAFFNDYGTNVTFKTYPVGHGVNEQNIQDLVAFIVADLPTKLA, from the coding sequence ATGAAATCACCTTATATTTATAAACATTTAGCACCACGTATAGAAGGAGACAAGCATCCAGCGATTTTTCTTTTGCATGGTTTAGGGAGCAATGAGCAAGATTTAATCCAATTAGTGGAGTCATTTTCTACGCAATGCCATATTTTCAGCTTACAAGGACCAATTGAACACCGTCCAGGATACGCTTTTTATACATTTGAAGAGGAAGGCAAACCTGCGCGAAGTATTTTTGACAAAGTAGTTAAAGTGACGGAAGATTTTATTCATGAAGCGATTGAAGTATACCAATTAGATCCGACGCAGATTTATATTGTCGGTTTCAACCAAGGCGCAGCTATTGCCCAGTCTTTAGCGGTTGTTATGGGGAATGAGATTCGAGGAACGGCAGCACTTAGCGGCTATTTACCTGAATTTGTTGCGTTGGAATATAGTAAAAAAGCAATGGATCAATCAAAAATCTTTATCTCTCATGGAGAATATGATTACGATTTCCCTCTTGTTTGGGCTGAGCAAAGCGCCGCATTTTTCAATGATTATGGCACAAATGTTACGTTTAAAACGTATCCGGTTGGTCATGGTGTAAACGAGCAAAATATACAAGACTTAGTTGCGTTTATAGTAGCCGATTTACCGACGAAATTAGCGTAA
- a CDS encoding DNA helicase, with translation MTTNSIQKEITTYIEQQLFHLTQKAQLTTFEQAIQQNVNEKRNSAKSTEDFYDRLMLNIAYFVDNKVAWGKLIGETYGAGQVPKIATIESELMAQQMRIRQDIAEKMDDYTKAFHQQYVALKVTDEDVIYDYAYASLEHTLRIDFLTYITVNKATILTKGNIEETLKMMDGYIAYYADQFVNQMKLT, from the coding sequence ATGACAACAAATTCAATCCAAAAAGAAATTACAACATATATTGAGCAACAACTTTTTCACCTCACTCAAAAAGCACAACTTACAACATTTGAGCAAGCAATCCAGCAAAACGTGAATGAAAAACGTAATTCTGCAAAATCAACTGAGGATTTTTATGATCGACTTATGTTAAATATTGCATACTTTGTAGACAATAAAGTGGCATGGGGAAAACTGATTGGTGAAACATATGGTGCTGGTCAAGTTCCAAAAATAGCTACGATTGAAAGTGAATTAATGGCGCAACAAATGCGGATTCGCCAAGATATCGCTGAAAAAATGGATGATTATACGAAAGCCTTTCATCAACAATATGTCGCGTTAAAAGTGACCGATGAGGATGTCATTTATGATTATGCTTATGCATCGCTCGAGCACACACTACGCATCGATTTTTTAACGTATATTACTGTTAATAAAGCGACGATTTTAACAAAAGGGAATATAGAAGAAACATTAAAAATGATGGATGGCTATATTGCGTATTATGCAGATCAATTCGTCAATCAAATGAAACTTACATAA